CTACAGGGTTGATTAAAAAAGAATACTCATTAAAAAATGCTGTAACATTATAGTTTGTAAGTATTACTTAACCTACTCCCGAAAAATAAGGTCTTTTGGGGGTAGGTTTACTATTTATTGTGTACCCACTCAAGGGGCTTAGTAGCCTGACACAAGAGTTATATGTAAAATACGCAAAGAGTCCAGTTAAAAACCAGGCTCAGCAAGATATAGCTATTTTTCAGTATTCCTTGTTTTTTGCTAAAGGCTGATTGATCCACTCAATTAACCCAGGTAGTTTATCAAGCATACTTTTTATTCCTTCTTGTGTATTGGATTTGTTGATATACGCGTTTCCTCCCAGCTTCATAAACAGCTCCATAGTCTGGTAATCTTCGATGGTTGAGTAGCCTACAACAGCTAGTGAATCGTAAGTGGGAGTTTCTCGTATTTTTTCTAAAACCTGC
The Xanthocytophaga agilis DNA segment above includes these coding regions:
- a CDS encoding response regulator; translated protein: MAQDIFSILIAEDDKDDIYLLKSLLDEYFPHWYYQFITTGEAVLTYLARRNATYPFADILLLDIHLPRLNGLQVLEKIRETPTYDSLAVVGYSTIEDYQTMELFMKLGGNAYINKSNTQEGIKSMLDKLPGLIEWINQPLAKNKEY